CTTTACCAACGCTTTTCTGCAAGCAAAACGGTCCATTCCGCTGTATTGTAATGCATTGTCATTCATCGTTCCATCTTCATTCATCACCAGAATCCGCTCCAGGTTATGGCGGTTTCCGATCTCAAAATCGTTCGGATCATGAGCAGGAGTGATTTTCACAGCTCCTGAACCAAATTCCATGTCTACGTAATCGTCTGCTACAATCGGTATTTCTCTGCCAGTGACCGGAAGAACAACCGTTTTGCCGATCAAGTGCTTATAGCGCTCGTCTTCAGGATGGACAGCCACCGCTGTATCTCCAAGCATCGTTTCCGGACGTGTAGTCGCAATTTCAATTGCACCTTCTCCATCCTTCAAAGGATAGCGCATATGATAAAAGGCACCCTGGACGTCTTTATAAATAACTTCGATATCTGATAATGCGGTTTTCGTCGCTGGATCCCAGTTAATAATATATTCTCCGCGGTAAATTAATCCCTTATTGTAAAGGCGGACAAACACTTCACGAACAGCCTTGCTTAAGCCATCATCCAAGGTAAAACGTTCTCTTGAATAATCAAGCCCTAGTCCAATCTTCGCCCATTGTTCACGAATAAAGCCGGCATATTCCTCTTTCCAATCCCATGATACTTCGAGAAATTTCTCGCGTCCTAAATCATAGCGGCTCTTTCCTTCTTCTCTTAGCTTCCCTTCGACCTTGGCCTGGGTTGCAATTCCGGCATGGTCCATACCTGGAAGCCAAAGCACATCATATCCCTGCATTCGTTTAATTCGAGTAATAATGTCTTGCAAGGTTACATCCCACGCATGTCCGAGATGAAGCTTTCCAGTTACGTTTGGCGGCGGGATCACAACGCTGTAAGGCTCTTTGCTTTTATCATTTTCCGCTTCAAAAAATTTGCCCTTTATCCAGTAATCATATCTGTCTTTCTCTACCGATGCAGGATCATATTTCGTAGGTAACGATTGTTCTAATTTTTCCATTGCCTTTGTCGACCTCCATGTAAATTTGTGAGACAAAAGAAAAAACTCTCTCCATCCTTGTTAAAAGGACGAAGAGAGTTCTCCCGCGGTACCACCTTTATTCATGAAAGCTTGCTAACTTGCTTTCATGCTCTTTATTCCAATAACGGGGATTTCCCGAATTTCTCTACTTGTTTTCAAGAAATTTGCTCCCGGGCGACCTTCCAAAAAAACGGTCTAAAGAATCCTTTCAGCAGCTGGATCCTCTCTCTGTTAGCGTTTGTTTTGTACTCTTCCCGTTCGTTGCTCATGTATATAGGTTTCTACGTTCTCACACTTTCTTTATATCTTATAAATATTTTTTCAATTCGTCAATCATCTTTTCCTTTTTCGGCAAAAACTATACTCTCTAAGCGGGCATGCACCTATTCCTAAGTCTTGCATATGATAGGGCAGGCCAACGGAAAAAGGAGGGCATGCTGATGAGAAAAAAATATTATAAGAATTCTTTTTCTCCCTGGATGAAGCAATTTCGAGCAATATGCGGACCGTTCATTTTGCCAATTACGATTTTTCAAGGGATACGCACCATACTTTTCCCAACCATATTCGATGTCCTTCTGTTAGGGCTTTTGATCCTTTTGGTCTGCGCTATTAAGTATGATTTGATATAAGCCTAAAAATAAATCCTCATCACGAGGATGAGGATTCTTCTTGCCTTTTTCTGTTTTCTTCATTTTCATGAATTTGTGTAACAAACGGTTCTGTATTTTTCATCTGCCAATACGACTTTATCAGCTCTGTGCATTCCATTTTTTCGTTTTGATTTTGCTCCGACTGATAACGATTAATCACTTTAAAAAGATAATGCGGATAAGCCATATAGCTTAAAAGCAAATTGACTTCTTCATCCAAGAGCGGACTGTTTCGATGGTAGGTATAATACCAATCTGCACATTCCGAGCACGTTTTCGGGTATGTCTTAAACGTTCTCGTATAAAAAAGCAGGAGATCATTAATTGGCGGAGCGAATTCCGCCTTCTCAAAATTTGTGAAATAGCCGTTGCCGACATCATTATATAAAAAATGATGCACCGAAATTTGTCCGTGTGTAAGAGCAAGCCTTGTCGTTTCTTTTTCTTTTATCGCCTCATACCATTGTTCCAGTCTTTCGCTGGCAAAATCAGTAGCCTGAATCGTTTCCGAAAAATAAGTGACTGCTTGAAGCTCGAAGGGAGATAAATACCATTCCCGTTCAGCACGATCAACAAATTTTTCATAGACAAGCTTCTGTTCTTCCCACTTTTTTTTCGTATCCTCATAATGCTTTTCAACATCAGTGCGGTTGATTTTTATTTCTTTCATAGTCCGCTTATGCATAAGCGCAGTCTCTTTAAACAAATGCACGTGCTTTTGGTCCCGCTCTTCTTTTTTATCATTGTGAAGC
This window of the Bacillus gobiensis genome carries:
- the ysxE gene encoding spore coat protein YsxE, giving the protein MDEIRSILNEYGLQLEYAESVSDKVYKVYTNHGAFALKQLSANRNSRFTDQMIQLEKLGYRSFVPVYRTHSGQFLAGQDSFYYLMPWLHNDKKEERDQKHVHLFKETALMHKRTMKEIKINRTDVEKHYEDTKKKWEEQKLVYEKFVDRAEREWYLSPFELQAVTYFSETIQATDFASERLEQWYEAIKEKETTRLALTHGQISVHHFLYNDVGNGYFTNFEKAEFAPPINDLLLFYTRTFKTYPKTCSECADWYYTYHRNSPLLDEEVNLLLSYMAYPHYLFKVINRYQSEQNQNEKMECTELIKSYWQMKNTEPFVTQIHENEENRKRQEESSSS